A region from the Flexibacter flexilis DSM 6793 genome encodes:
- a CDS encoding peptidoglycan DD-metalloendopeptidase family protein, translated as MLKKVGFVILACLLIIATLFADVYGKQKGKHRKKRKKPIKKDLMRVKAPKISSKKNVKYGAAKKSSNKRRKTNGVKKTITPQVTDLTPAPKKHFVEDSTINIPVKPLPIMAEDTSTIGDGELSIVEEEEEVNVDSTWVKATEYYAIWDSKRVNPYRIDGTQFADTINILLYDTAKNLNWAMPLKDTYITSRFGRRGYRFHYGTDLELDTGDSVFAAFDGIVRVRHYDRRGYGNHLVVRHYNGLETLYGHLSRAEAEPGQLVKAGDFLGFGGSTGRSSGPHLHFEVRYQGNPINPEDMYDFRHKKLYSDEFVLTPGTFNYITKSARKLSYHRIRSGDTLGGIARKYGTTVRYLCRVNGISPRSVLRAGRRLRIR; from the coding sequence ATGTTAAAGAAAGTTGGATTCGTGATTTTGGCTTGTTTGCTCATTATCGCAACGCTTTTTGCCGATGTATATGGCAAGCAAAAAGGCAAACACAGAAAGAAACGTAAAAAGCCTATCAAGAAAGATTTGATGCGCGTAAAAGCTCCGAAGATTAGTTCTAAGAAAAATGTAAAATACGGCGCAGCGAAGAAAAGTAGTAATAAACGAAGAAAAACCAATGGCGTAAAGAAAACAATTACACCGCAAGTAACAGACCTTACGCCAGCACCAAAGAAACATTTTGTAGAAGATTCTACGATTAATATTCCTGTAAAACCACTGCCAATCATGGCCGAAGATACCAGCACCATTGGCGATGGCGAATTGAGCATCGTGGAGGAGGAAGAAGAAGTAAACGTAGATTCTACTTGGGTAAAAGCTACCGAATATTATGCCATTTGGGATTCTAAACGCGTGAATCCGTACCGCATAGACGGCACGCAATTTGCAGATACAATCAATATTTTACTGTACGATACGGCTAAAAACCTGAACTGGGCTATGCCGCTGAAGGACACCTACATTACGTCGCGTTTTGGGCGTAGAGGCTACCGTTTCCACTATGGCACAGACTTAGAACTGGATACTGGCGACAGCGTTTTTGCGGCGTTTGATGGCATCGTGCGGGTGCGACACTACGACCGCAGAGGCTATGGCAATCACTTGGTTGTGCGCCATTACAACGGCTTGGAGACGCTTTACGGGCATTTGAGCCGTGCGGAAGCCGAACCGGGACAATTGGTGAAAGCGGGGGATTTCTTAGGATTTGGGGGAAGTACAGGCCGCTCATCGGGGCCGCACTTGCACTTTGAAGTTCGCTATCAGGGCAACCCGATTAACCCTGAAGATATGTACGATTTTAGGCACAAAAAATTATATTCAGACGAATTTGTACTTACGCCTGGTACGTTTAACTATATCACCAAATCGGCGCGAAAATTATCTTACCATCGCATCCGTTCTGGCGATACGTTGGGCGGCATAGCACGCAAATACGGCACTACGGTTCGGTATTTGTGTCGTGTGAATGGTATTTCGCCGCGCTCTGTGTTACGGGCAGGCCGACGATTAAGAATTAGATAA
- the trxB gene encoding thioredoxin-disulfide reductase codes for MTTEKTHCLIIGSGPAGYTAAIYASRAGLKPVLYQGGQPGGQLTITNDVENFPGYPDGIQGPEMMMDFQRQAERFGADIRIGLATSVDFSGYPHKVVIDETHEITADAVIIATGASAKWLGLESESRLNGSGVSACAVCDGFFFRGQEVAIVGAGDTACEEATYLSKLCKKVYMLVRRDEMRASTIMQNRVKNTPNIEVLYNTQTLEVLGEHAVEGIRVENIATKEQKEIAVTGFFVAIGHEPNTGIFKGQLTMDENGYIITEKGSARTNVEGVFACGDAQDHVYRQAITAAGTGCMAALDAERFLAAKEIIA; via the coding sequence ATGACAACAGAGAAAACACACTGTCTCATTATCGGTTCAGGTCCTGCGGGCTACACGGCGGCTATTTATGCTTCGCGTGCTGGCCTCAAACCTGTACTTTATCAGGGCGGGCAGCCTGGTGGCCAATTGACTATCACCAACGACGTGGAAAATTTTCCAGGTTATCCTGATGGCATACAAGGCCCTGAAATGATGATGGATTTCCAACGCCAAGCAGAGCGTTTTGGTGCAGATATTCGCATCGGTTTGGCCACGTCGGTGGACTTTTCGGGCTATCCGCACAAAGTAGTGATTGACGAAACGCACGAAATTACGGCGGATGCGGTCATTATCGCTACGGGTGCTTCGGCCAAATGGTTGGGTTTGGAATCAGAATCGCGTTTGAACGGTTCGGGCGTTTCGGCTTGCGCTGTGTGCGACGGATTTTTCTTTAGAGGTCAGGAAGTGGCCATCGTTGGGGCAGGCGATACTGCTTGCGAAGAGGCAACTTATTTGTCTAAACTTTGCAAAAAAGTCTATATGCTTGTGCGCCGCGACGAAATGCGTGCTTCTACCATCATGCAGAATCGCGTAAAAAATACGCCAAACATTGAGGTTTTGTATAATACCCAAACGTTGGAAGTATTGGGCGAACACGCCGTAGAAGGCATTCGCGTAGAAAACATAGCGACCAAAGAACAAAAAGAAATTGCGGTAACTGGCTTTTTTGTGGCAATTGGCCATGAGCCGAACACGGGCATTTTCAAAGGGCAATTGACAATGGACGAAAACGGCTATATCATTACCGAAAAAGGTAGTGCGCGTACCAACGTCGAAGGCGTGTTTGCTTGCGGCGATGCGCAAGACCACGTGTACCGCCAAGCCATTACGGCAGCGGGTACGGGCTGTATGGCGGCACTGGATGCCGAACGTTTTTTGGCTGCGAAAGAAATAATTGCTTAA